The nucleotide sequence GGGTGATGGGCGCGCAAGCCCCGAGCGAAGTGAGACCACTGATCGATCAAGGCGAGTTTTGACGTGATGGCGGGTTTGTAGTCAAACCGTCGTTTTTAAGGCAAGATCGAATTATGAATGGGGCAAAAGAGATGCTCGCCCCTGTCGCACGTTGGCTACAGTTCGGCTTGTCCGGTTTCTACAGGACCGTTACTCTCTGAGTACAGCCATTAAGCCCACGTTCCGTCATGTGGCAGGCATCCCTCCGGAAAGGCAGGTCCAACTCCTAGATGATGATGAAACAATTTATCGCAGCCTGTGCCATCGCTGTCGCCACATTGACGCAAGTAGTTTCTGCACAAGAACTCACGATTGGGTCCAAGGCTCCGAAGCTGGAGCTGAAAGAGTTCATTAAGGGTGAAGAAGTCAAAGGGTTCGAGAAAGGCAAAATCTACGTCATCGAACTGTGGGCCACCTGGTGTGGACCATGCCGCGTGACCATCCCGCACTTGACCGAACTGCAGAAGAAATTTGAAGACGTCGCCATTATCGGTGTCGCCGTTCTCGAAGAAGATCAAGCTGCTGTCGCTGACTTCGTCAAAGAGATGGGCGACAAAATGGACTACCGCGTTGCGCTGGATCTGGTTCCCGAAGACGCCGAACCGACCGAAGGGAAGATCGTCACCAACTGGATGCAGCCAGCCGAACAACAGGGGATTCCCGCCGCCTTCATCATCAATGGTGACGGCAAGATTGCCTGGATCGGGCACCCGGGGCAAATGGAAGAGCCATTGGAGAAGATCGTTGCAGGAACATGGGACCTTGAAGCAGAAGCACAGAAACTGGCCGACATGAAGGCCCTGCAGAAGAAGCTGGCAGCCACCATTGGACGGTTGCAGGAACTGTTTAAGGAATTCAGCGACGACGGTGATCCGAAGGATCTGCTGGCCGAACTCGACACGGCTTCCGAAGAAATTCCTGACCGGGCCGAGATGTTTAACCTGATCCGCTTCCAGGTCCTCGCTCTGTCCACGGAACGAAGCGACGAAGCGGTCGACGTCGGCAACAAGATTATCGAAACAGAACAAGGCGAAGATCCGGGCCTGTTGAGCAACATGGCTCGCCTGATTGTCGATCCAAACCGCGACCACAAAGCTTCACCCAAACTATTGAAGTTCGCTCTGAAACTGGCCGTGAAAGCCGATAAGCTCGTCGATGGTGAAGACGTCATGGTGGCAGACACCCTCGCCAAGGCTTACTTTGACAACGGCGACGTTGCTGAAGCAGTGAAAGCGCAGGAACGCGCCATCGAACTGGCCGAAGGAACCCGGGCGGCCGCAGATCCCTCCTTGAAAAAGCGGCTGCGACAGTACAAAAAGGCCTTGGACTCGGCGAACGAAAAAGAAGAGAAGCCCGCCGAAAAGCCGAAGAAGTAATACCGACCGGTTCGTCACACTCGACGGCCGCTAATGCTCTGGAAAGGACGACTGCCACACGCAGTCGTCCTTTTTTTTTGCCCGGCAAGTCGTGCTTCTCGGAACGGGTACGTTCCCACCCTCCGGGCCGTGATGACGGGAACCGTCAGCGGTGAGACAGTGTGTTCGCCTCGAAGCGGCATCAAAAAGCCGCCCGACAAAACCTGGACTCGACGAACACAAACAGAAGACCAGCCGGCCGTGGAGGCCAAACCCCGGTTTGGTCGCGACTGATTCCGCTGCGGAAAATCTGAGACAGGCCGCCTCTGCGGTGACTGAACCCTATTTCCAACAAGCAGCCAGCGACTCATCACCTTAAAGCGCTACCTTCCGCAACGGCTTCGAACAGCGTGGGAGGTGGCATCGTTCGTACCGAATTGTCAAATAGCGAAACGTGCATCGACTCAATTTCCGGCTGCTTAAAAAGCCGGGACAAGAGGCCTCCCTGGGACCTCTCGAGTCTCGTCCGTCAGCATGTGATTGCGGGAAGTCATTGCCGCAAGTGGCCCTATCGTCTGCTGATCAATCGGAGGCTGGCACTGCCCAGGCCCCCTGCCCCACTCTGTAACCTGCCGGTCTTGGTTCCTCCCGGTATGTCGGCTTCCCCCAAGACATCCAAGACTGGACTGCCACATCACTTACGACAGGAACTCAGGTCCAAATCCAATGACGTGAACAGGATTGTCAGCCACATTTCCGAAAAACCTTGGCCAGCCGGGCCAGTCGCCTGAAAAACGCTTAAACCTCTACCATCGCAGCACATGGGACTGGCCACCGACTGGCCAAAGTTTGGCCAGCTGGCCACCCCGTTCCCCCCCCGTCATTAGGACTCATCTGAAGGTGGCCGAGACGATCGTAGAAGCGGCGTCCCATCGCTTCATCTTCTCCACTCAAAATCCAACGTCATGTCACCATAGTACTCCCTCCTTTCCACCCTCACTCCACTCCCCCCCCCTCTCATAGCCGCCTCAGATTCAGCCCGGTCGTTGCGGTTGCCCTCTGCTGGCTCACCACCGTTTCCGTGCGCAACAATCCCATCGAACGCCCTGACAAGGGTGTGGATCCAAGTCCTCCGCGCGCAGACTCAAGACCGATAAAGTTCTGGCTCGGCGCTCCGACCATCTCAACCTGCGTTCCTCATCCGCTGACAGGGAATTTTCAAGCATCAGCAGTGTCAGCGACAAACAGCAATGCGACGAGCCCAAGTATCCAAACCTTTGGAACAAACACACGATTCATCGCCGAGCAAACAAG is from Schlesneria sp. DSM 10557 and encodes:
- a CDS encoding redoxin domain-containing protein is translated as MMMKQFIAACAIAVATLTQVVSAQELTIGSKAPKLELKEFIKGEEVKGFEKGKIYVIELWATWCGPCRVTIPHLTELQKKFEDVAIIGVAVLEEDQAAVADFVKEMGDKMDYRVALDLVPEDAEPTEGKIVTNWMQPAEQQGIPAAFIINGDGKIAWIGHPGQMEEPLEKIVAGTWDLEAEAQKLADMKALQKKLAATIGRLQELFKEFSDDGDPKDLLAELDTASEEIPDRAEMFNLIRFQVLALSTERSDEAVDVGNKIIETEQGEDPGLLSNMARLIVDPNRDHKASPKLLKFALKLAVKADKLVDGEDVMVADTLAKAYFDNGDVAEAVKAQERAIELAEGTRAAADPSLKKRLRQYKKALDSANEKEEKPAEKPKK